The proteins below are encoded in one region of Mya arenaria isolate MELC-2E11 chromosome 15, ASM2691426v1:
- the LOC128218737 gene encoding fucolectin-like, whose translation MIVVVLMNVMFALAGMQNAYGQGPICFSCERTENPEDCRSSLTCGPEQACSVQQLSAAHGDVFFWSGCEDYEICETLSDQVGSATIIGRRQVSISHQRCLYCCSTDLCNQNCTSFVNLALHRPAYQSSVSWNGTADLAVDGDTTKNYYTGKSCTHNAGENYPWWAVDLGKDFHITKVKIHERDDAGADGRSFHLIVLVSSVNATKLDRNSPLFTKCGAYFGHSSEGNTVTIDCPRNTSGRWIRVQQNDPHFEYMHLCEVEVFGF comes from the exons atgattgttgttgttttaatgaatgttatGTTCGCGCTAGCTGGGATGCAGAATGCATACGGCCAAG GGCCTATATGTTTCTCGTGCGAACGAACGGAAAATCCCGAAGATTGCCGATCGTCGCTGACATGTGGCCCGGAGCAG GCGTGCAGCGTACAACAGTTGTCAGCAGCACACGGTGATGTGTTTTTCTGGTCTGGTTGTGAGGATTATGAG ATCTGCGAAACTTTGTCGGACCAGGTTGGGTCTGCCACTATAATCGGGCGGCGACAGGTGTCCATCAGCCATCAACGGTGTCTCTACTGCTGCTCTACAGATCTGTGCAACCAAAACTGCACGT cttttgtGAACCTTGCATTACATCGCCCTGCCTACCAGAGCTCCGTAAGCTGGAATGGAACTGCAGATCTTGCTGTAGACGGTGACACCACTAAAAACTACTACACAGGCAAATCCTGTACACACAATGCGGGCGAAAACTATCCCTGGTGGGCGGTGGATCTGGGAAAGGACTTCCATATCACGAAAGTTAAAATACATGAACGGGACGATGCAGGAGCTGACG GTCGCAGTTTCCATCTTATTGTCCTGGTCAGCTCTGTCAACGCCACGAAACTTGACAGGAACTCGCCTCTGTTTACAAAATGTGGGGCGTACTTTGGTCACTCCAGCGAAGGCAACACTGTCACAATAGACTGTCCCAGAAATACTTCAG GTCGCTGGATCAGGGTGCAGCAGAATGACCCACATTTTGAGTACATGCATCTCTGTGAAGTGGAAGTGTTTGGATTTTag
- the LOC128218779 gene encoding uncharacterized protein LOC128218779 isoform X1: MSAHKNAYENSGFNSVNDSIASQRDFSLTTDGGHRSAFKEVPNQHLDGSKTEDTFKKVPVQVYGAQRNVDTPDSVASNPKRLIWSTGGGSSPQHNIDATNLQQQYNKNGAKSMRDLYSESRAKQEPGYEDLAFGQNDSKQGARSMREVYGGNEKKQGPGYEHLTFEFPSKDLRRNKKERTSSCDKVCCLKCGVFISCVCVLIAAIVMLVYFKSNSSGDADKLGSVYTTKSPITTAKPVVTTPSIATCEPLPVNLQDKMEIRCLDLTYIDRIHTVVVKPPPYMNEGRNITMAIGETNNTSWIPEIDIAKDLFMVHGPDATCSSSGIYTLYFYKDDGDVLFYTRNLNVTVISEVKRVNISLSQQITTDNTTDFTIGCSTNSGCEQSFVDFFAEINKEEQYLRGVNFTCTITYNDYDGYSVSCIGVIPEFLLAQFERITCKPRSRLLDDLDEDELTKLEQEFELKECDLLTHCGYECTKDIEDYFAVDSYRCDIFHRCVGRRVYTSYCSPGTFFDPRPENCACKHRQEVTWCRQDGAISPDSPVPKETCANQMIPRK, translated from the exons ATGTCTGCTCACAAG AATGCTTACGAAAATAGCGGCTTCAACTCGGTGAACGATTCGATAGCAAGCCAGAGAGACTTCTCCCTGACGACGGATGGAGGTCACCGGTCAGCTTTTAAG GAAGTGCCTAACCAACATCTGGATGGTTCTAAAACCGAG GACACATTCAAGAAAGTACCTGTGCAGGTGTATGGAGCGCAGCGGAACGTTGATACACCTGATTca GTGGCCAGCAATCCCAAGCGCCTAATTTGGTCGACGGGAGGAGGAAGCAGCCCACAGCATAATATAGATGCGACAAACCTACAACAG CAATACAACAAAAATGGGGCAAAGAGCATGCGCGATCTTTACAGCGAGAGTAGAGCGAAACAGGAACCAGGATACGAAGACCTTGCATTTGGG CAAAATGACAGCAAGCAGGGAGCAAGGAGCATGCGTGAAGTTTACGGCGGGAATGAAAAGAAACAGGGACCAGGATACGAACATCTTACATTTGAG TTTCCCTCAAAAGACTTAAGAAGGAATAAAAAAGAAAGGACAAGTTCGTGTGAT AAAGTTTGTTGCCTGAAGTGTGGGGTATTTATATCATGCGTGTGTGTTCTCATCGCGGCTATAGTCATGCTGGTTTATTTCAAGAGCAACTCCAGCGGAGACGCAG ACAAGCTCGGTAGTGTATATACGACCAAAAGTCCCATAACTACAGCCAAACCTGTTG TAACAACGCCTTCGATCG CAACCTGTGAACCATTACCGGTTAACTTACAAGATAAGATGGAAATTCGTTGTTTGGACCTCACGTACATTGATCGTATACACACAGTCGTGGTTAAGCCCCCGCCATACATGAACGAAGGACGAAATATCACAATGGCCATAGGAGAAACA AACAACACCTCCTGGATACCTGAGATTGACATCGCGAAGGATTTGTTTATGGTCCACGGACCAGATGCCACATGCAGCTCCAGTGGAATCTATACTCTGTATTTCTACAAAGATGACGgcgatgttttgttttacacacGCAACTTGAACGTTACTGTGATAA GTGAGGTAAAGAGGGTGAATATATCCCTGTCCCAGCAAATAACGACGGACAACACAACCGACTTCACCATTGGTTGCTCGACAAATTCTGGCTGTGAACAGTCGTTTGTAGACTTCTTTGCAGAAATCAACAAGGAGGAGCAGTATCTCAGAG GTGTTAATTTCACGTGCACAATAACGTACAACGATTACGACGGATACAGCGTCTCTTGTATCGGGGTTATCCCGGAATTCCTCCTCGCGCAGTTTGAGCGGATCACGTGCAAGCCAAGGTCAAGGCTCCTCGATGACCTGGATGAGGACGAGCTAACAAAATTAGAGCAGGAGTTTGAGCTGAAAGAATGCGACCTCCTAACGC ACTGTGGTTACGAGTGCACAAAAGATATTGAGGATTATTTTGCCGTGGACAGTTACCGGTGTGACATATTCCATCGGTGTGTGGGCAGACGCGTGTACACCTCCTACTGCTCTCCAGGTACATTCTTCGACCCGCGACCCGAAAATTGCGCGTGCAAGCACAGACAGGAGGTCACGTGGTGCCGGCAAGATGGCGCCATCAGCCCGGACAGCCCCGTGCCAAAAGAGACATGTGCTAACCAGATGATACCAAGAAAATAG
- the LOC128218779 gene encoding uncharacterized protein LOC128218779 isoform X2 produces the protein MSAHKNAYENSGFNSVNDSIASQRDFSLTTDGGHRSAFKDTFKKVPVQVYGAQRNVDTPDSVASNPKRLIWSTGGGSSPQHNIDATNLQQQYNKNGAKSMRDLYSESRAKQEPGYEDLAFGQNDSKQGARSMREVYGGNEKKQGPGYEHLTFEFPSKDLRRNKKERTSSCDKVCCLKCGVFISCVCVLIAAIVMLVYFKSNSSGDADKLGSVYTTKSPITTAKPVVTTPSIATCEPLPVNLQDKMEIRCLDLTYIDRIHTVVVKPPPYMNEGRNITMAIGETNNTSWIPEIDIAKDLFMVHGPDATCSSSGIYTLYFYKDDGDVLFYTRNLNVTVISEVKRVNISLSQQITTDNTTDFTIGCSTNSGCEQSFVDFFAEINKEEQYLRGVNFTCTITYNDYDGYSVSCIGVIPEFLLAQFERITCKPRSRLLDDLDEDELTKLEQEFELKECDLLTHCGYECTKDIEDYFAVDSYRCDIFHRCVGRRVYTSYCSPGTFFDPRPENCACKHRQEVTWCRQDGAISPDSPVPKETCANQMIPRK, from the exons ATGTCTGCTCACAAG AATGCTTACGAAAATAGCGGCTTCAACTCGGTGAACGATTCGATAGCAAGCCAGAGAGACTTCTCCCTGACGACGGATGGAGGTCACCGGTCAGCTTTTAAG GACACATTCAAGAAAGTACCTGTGCAGGTGTATGGAGCGCAGCGGAACGTTGATACACCTGATTca GTGGCCAGCAATCCCAAGCGCCTAATTTGGTCGACGGGAGGAGGAAGCAGCCCACAGCATAATATAGATGCGACAAACCTACAACAG CAATACAACAAAAATGGGGCAAAGAGCATGCGCGATCTTTACAGCGAGAGTAGAGCGAAACAGGAACCAGGATACGAAGACCTTGCATTTGGG CAAAATGACAGCAAGCAGGGAGCAAGGAGCATGCGTGAAGTTTACGGCGGGAATGAAAAGAAACAGGGACCAGGATACGAACATCTTACATTTGAG TTTCCCTCAAAAGACTTAAGAAGGAATAAAAAAGAAAGGACAAGTTCGTGTGAT AAAGTTTGTTGCCTGAAGTGTGGGGTATTTATATCATGCGTGTGTGTTCTCATCGCGGCTATAGTCATGCTGGTTTATTTCAAGAGCAACTCCAGCGGAGACGCAG ACAAGCTCGGTAGTGTATATACGACCAAAAGTCCCATAACTACAGCCAAACCTGTTG TAACAACGCCTTCGATCG CAACCTGTGAACCATTACCGGTTAACTTACAAGATAAGATGGAAATTCGTTGTTTGGACCTCACGTACATTGATCGTATACACACAGTCGTGGTTAAGCCCCCGCCATACATGAACGAAGGACGAAATATCACAATGGCCATAGGAGAAACA AACAACACCTCCTGGATACCTGAGATTGACATCGCGAAGGATTTGTTTATGGTCCACGGACCAGATGCCACATGCAGCTCCAGTGGAATCTATACTCTGTATTTCTACAAAGATGACGgcgatgttttgttttacacacGCAACTTGAACGTTACTGTGATAA GTGAGGTAAAGAGGGTGAATATATCCCTGTCCCAGCAAATAACGACGGACAACACAACCGACTTCACCATTGGTTGCTCGACAAATTCTGGCTGTGAACAGTCGTTTGTAGACTTCTTTGCAGAAATCAACAAGGAGGAGCAGTATCTCAGAG GTGTTAATTTCACGTGCACAATAACGTACAACGATTACGACGGATACAGCGTCTCTTGTATCGGGGTTATCCCGGAATTCCTCCTCGCGCAGTTTGAGCGGATCACGTGCAAGCCAAGGTCAAGGCTCCTCGATGACCTGGATGAGGACGAGCTAACAAAATTAGAGCAGGAGTTTGAGCTGAAAGAATGCGACCTCCTAACGC ACTGTGGTTACGAGTGCACAAAAGATATTGAGGATTATTTTGCCGTGGACAGTTACCGGTGTGACATATTCCATCGGTGTGTGGGCAGACGCGTGTACACCTCCTACTGCTCTCCAGGTACATTCTTCGACCCGCGACCCGAAAATTGCGCGTGCAAGCACAGACAGGAGGTCACGTGGTGCCGGCAAGATGGCGCCATCAGCCCGGACAGCCCCGTGCCAAAAGAGACATGTGCTAACCAGATGATACCAAGAAAATAG